A single Primulina eburnea isolate SZY01 chromosome 11, ASM2296580v1, whole genome shotgun sequence DNA region contains:
- the LOC140804336 gene encoding mannose-1-phosphate guanylyltransferase 1 has translation MKALILVGGFGTRLRPLTLSVPKPLVDFANKPMILHQIEALKAIGVTEVVLAINYQPEVMLNFLKDFEAKLEIKISCSQETEPLGTAGPLALARDKLIDDSGAPFFVLNSDVISEYPLKEMIEFHKSHGGEASIMVTKVDEPSKYGVVVTEESTGQVERFVEKPKLFVGNKINAGIYLLNPAVLDRIELRPTSIEKEVFPKIAAEKKLYAMVLPGFWMDIGQPRDYITGLRLYLDSLKKKSSPKLAAGSHIIGNVLVDETAKIGEGCLIGPDVAIGPGCVVETGVRLSRCTVMRGVRIKKHACISSSIIGWHSTVGQWARVENMTILGEDVHVCDEVYSNGGVVLPHKEIKSNILKPEIVM, from the exons ATGAAGGCACTAATCCTGGTTGGAGGGTTCGGCACTAGATTGAGGCCCTTAACGTTGAGCGTGCCAAAGCCACTTGTTGATTTTGCTAACAAGCCCATGATTTTGCATCAG ATAGAAGCCCTCAAAGCTATTGGAGTGACTGAAGTGGTCCTGGCTATCAATTATCAGCCTGAG GTTATGCTGAAtttcttgaaagattttgaGGCGAAGCTTGAGATTAAGATTTCGTGCTCTCAAGAAACTGAGCCTCTTGGAACAGCAGGTCCCCTTGCTTTGGCTAGGGACAAATTGATAGATGATTCTGGTGCACCATTTTTTGTTCTGAACAGTGATGTCATCAGTGAATACCCGCTCAAAGAGATGATTGAATTCCACAAATCCCATGGAGGAGAGGCTTCCATAATGGTCACCAAG GTTGATGAGCCATCTAAATACGGTGTTGTCGTGACGGAAGAATCCACTGGACAAGTGGAAAGGTTCGTTGAGAAGCCAAAGTTATTTGTGGGTAACAAGATCAATGCTGGAATTTACCTGTTGAACCCTGCAGTTCTCGATCGTATAGAATTACGCCCCACCTCAATCGAGAAAGAggtttttccaaaaatagcagCCGAGAAAAAGCTATATGCAATGGTCCTGCCGGGGTTTTGGATGGACATAGGCCAGCCAAGAGACTACATCACCGGTCTAAGACTTTATCTCGACTCCTTAAAGAAGAAATCTTCTCCTAAGTTGGCTGCGGGATCTCATATAATTGGTAATGTACTAGTGGATGAAACTGCAAAAATTGGGGAGGGATGCTTGATAGGGCCTGATGTTGCAATTGGACCGGGTTGTGTGGTGGAGACGGGCGTGAGGCTGTCTCGATGCACGGTAATGCGTGGTGTTCGTATAAAAAAACATGCTTGTATTTCTAGTAGTATCATTGGGTGGCACTCGACTGTTGGCCAGTGGGCTCGTGTGGAGAACATGACGATTCTTGGAGAAGACGTTCATGTCTGTGATGAAGTTTACAGCAATGGAGGGGTGGTTTTGCCTCACAAGGAGATCAAGTCGAACATCTTGAAGCCAGAGATTGTGATGTAA
- the LOC140805705 gene encoding ultraviolet-B receptor UVR8-like isoform X1 produces the protein MNLRGEGVGESERKENEKLVLMWGYLPGALPQRSPLLSPVPVRLPPGAGNSWKDVCGGGCGFAMAISDPGKLITWGSTDDLGQSYVTSGKHGEMPEPFPLPTEALIAKAAAGWAHCVAVTEGAEVYTWGWKECVPSGKVFGDTATGLSTEKDVFEKHNLLVADQGISCKKSCILVTRIKMLKSGSITVSPRSQGSKSRGGTVSGGDMKGGDEPTKRRRISPAKQVAESSTSGDETLSAFPCLVTLSQGVRIATVAAGGRHTLALSDVGQVWGWGYGGEGQLGLGSRIRMVSSPHPVPCIDLSFSKDRSMALSRGSMGSEGQGFRVPGSYVISIACGGRHSAVITDAGAILTFGWGLYGQCGQGSTDDELSPTCISSLLGIKIEGVAAGLWHTVCISADGDVYAFGGNQFGQLGTGTDQAETLPRLLDAPSLENVHVKTVSCGARHSAILSEDGKAFCWGWNKYGQLGLGDVIDRNVPCQVLTDGCISKNIACGWWHTLLLAESPD, from the exons ATGAATCTACGTGGGGAAGGAGTTGGAGAAAGTGAGAGGAAGGAGAATGAGAAATTGGTGCTGATGTGGGGGTATTTACCGGGAGCGTTGCCGCAAAGGTCGCCGCTTCTTTCTCCGGTTCCCGTACGGCTGCCCCCCGGCGCTGGGAATTCTTGGAAGGATGTTTGTGGTGGTGGCTGTGGTTTTGCCATGGCCATTTCAG ATCCCGGGAAGCTCATTACATGGGGATCTACAGATGATTTAGGCCAAAGCTACGTGACATCAGGAAAACATGGG GAAATGCCAGAGCCTTTTCCACTTCCGACAGAGGCCTTAATAGCGAAAGCTGCTGCTGGTTGGGCGCATTGTGTGGCTGTAACAG AGGGTGCAGAAGTTTACACTTGGGGGTGGAAAGAATGTGTTCCTTCTGGAAAGGTCTTTGGTGACACTGCAACAGGATTAAGCACAGAGAAGGACGTCTTTGAGAAACACAACTTATTGGTGGCTGATCAAGGTATTTCCTGTAAAAAGTCTTGCATTCTAGTTACACGGATTAAAATGTTGAAGAGTGGCTCCATTACAGTGAGCCCTCGGTCTCAGGGGTCAAAATCCAGAGGTGGGACAGTGTCTGGTGGAGATATGAAAGGTGGGGATGAACCTACGAAGCGAAGAAGAATATCCCCGGCTAAACAGGTAGCTGAAAGCTCAACATCTGGTGATGAAACTCTCTCAGCCTTTCCATGCTTGGTGACACTTAGCCAAGGTGTAAGGATAGCTACTGTTGCTGCTGGTGGTCGACATACTTTAGCATTGTCAG ATGTAGGACAGGTGTGGGGTTGGGGCTATGGGGGTGAAGGACAGCTGGGATTGGGTTCTCGGATCAGAATGGTGTCGTCTCCTCATCCTGTGCCATGCATTGATTTGTCCTTCTCCAAAGATCGCTCCATGGCCCTTTCTCGTGGAAGCATGGGTTCAGAGGGTCAAGGTTTTAGAGTTCCTGGAAGTTATGTAATATCCATTGCATGTGGAGGTCGACATAGTGCAGTAATTACAG ATGCTGGTGCAATATTAACTTTTGGTTGGGGATTGTACGGACAG TGTGGTCAAGGAAGTACAGATGACGAGCTAAGCCCAACCTGTATATCTTCCTTACTTGGCATTAAGATAGAAGGGGTAGCAGCGGGACTTTGGCATACTGTCTGCATATCTGCTGATGGTGATGTTTATGCTTTTGGGGGAAATCAATTTGGTCAGTTAGGAACTGGCACAGATCAAGCTGAG ACTTTGCCTCGACTGCTGGATGCTCCATCTTTGGAAAATGTGCACGTGAAAACTGTATCTTGTGGAGCTCGTCATTCTGCCATTCTCTCAG AGGATGGAAAAGCATTTTGCTGGGGTTGGAACAAGTATGGTCAG CTTGGATTAGGTGATGTGATCGACCGCAATGTCCCTTGTCAAGTTTTAACGGACGGATGCATCTCGAAAAATATAGCATGTGGCTGGTGGCATACTCTACTGCTTGCTGAATCACCAGACTGA
- the LOC140805705 gene encoding uncharacterized protein isoform X2: protein MNLRGEGVGESERKENEKLVLMWGYLPGALPQRSPLLSPVPVRLPPGAGNSWKDVCGGGCGFAMAISDPGKLITWGSTDDLGQSYVTSGKHGEMPEPFPLPTEALIAKAAAGWAHCVAVTAEGAEVYTWGWKECVPSGKVFGDTATGLSTEKDVFEKHNLLVADQVSPRSQGSKSRGGTVSGGDMKGGDEPTKRRRISPAKQVAESSTSGDETLSAFPCLVTLSQGVRIATVAAGGRHTLALSVSDVGQVWGWGYGGEGQLGLGSRIRMVSSPHPVPCIDLSFSKDRSMALSRGSMGSEGQGFRVPGSYVISIACGGRHSAVITDAGAILTFGWGLYGQCGQGSTDDELSPTCISSLLGIKIEGVAAGLWHTVCISADGDVYAFGGNQFGQLGTGTDQAETLPRLLDAPSLENVHVKTVSCGARHSAILSEDGKAFCWGWNKYGQLGLGDVIDRNVPCQVLTDGCISKNIACGWWHTLLLAESPD from the exons ATGAATCTACGTGGGGAAGGAGTTGGAGAAAGTGAGAGGAAGGAGAATGAGAAATTGGTGCTGATGTGGGGGTATTTACCGGGAGCGTTGCCGCAAAGGTCGCCGCTTCTTTCTCCGGTTCCCGTACGGCTGCCCCCCGGCGCTGGGAATTCTTGGAAGGATGTTTGTGGTGGTGGCTGTGGTTTTGCCATGGCCATTTCAG ATCCCGGGAAGCTCATTACATGGGGATCTACAGATGATTTAGGCCAAAGCTACGTGACATCAGGAAAACATGGG GAAATGCCAGAGCCTTTTCCACTTCCGACAGAGGCCTTAATAGCGAAAGCTGCTGCTGGTTGGGCGCATTGTGTGGCTGTAACAG CAGAGGGTGCAGAAGTTTACACTTGGGGGTGGAAAGAATGTGTTCCTTCTGGAAAGGTCTTTGGTGACACTGCAACAGGATTAAGCACAGAGAAGGACGTCTTTGAGAAACACAACTTATTGGTGGCTGATCAAG TGAGCCCTCGGTCTCAGGGGTCAAAATCCAGAGGTGGGACAGTGTCTGGTGGAGATATGAAAGGTGGGGATGAACCTACGAAGCGAAGAAGAATATCCCCGGCTAAACAGGTAGCTGAAAGCTCAACATCTGGTGATGAAACTCTCTCAGCCTTTCCATGCTTGGTGACACTTAGCCAAGGTGTAAGGATAGCTACTGTTGCTGCTGGTGGTCGACATACTTTAGCATTGTCAG TTTCAGATGTAGGACAGGTGTGGGGTTGGGGCTATGGGGGTGAAGGACAGCTGGGATTGGGTTCTCGGATCAGAATGGTGTCGTCTCCTCATCCTGTGCCATGCATTGATTTGTCCTTCTCCAAAGATCGCTCCATGGCCCTTTCTCGTGGAAGCATGGGTTCAGAGGGTCAAGGTTTTAGAGTTCCTGGAAGTTATGTAATATCCATTGCATGTGGAGGTCGACATAGTGCAGTAATTACAG ATGCTGGTGCAATATTAACTTTTGGTTGGGGATTGTACGGACAG TGTGGTCAAGGAAGTACAGATGACGAGCTAAGCCCAACCTGTATATCTTCCTTACTTGGCATTAAGATAGAAGGGGTAGCAGCGGGACTTTGGCATACTGTCTGCATATCTGCTGATGGTGATGTTTATGCTTTTGGGGGAAATCAATTTGGTCAGTTAGGAACTGGCACAGATCAAGCTGAG ACTTTGCCTCGACTGCTGGATGCTCCATCTTTGGAAAATGTGCACGTGAAAACTGTATCTTGTGGAGCTCGTCATTCTGCCATTCTCTCAG AGGATGGAAAAGCATTTTGCTGGGGTTGGAACAAGTATGGTCAG CTTGGATTAGGTGATGTGATCGACCGCAATGTCCCTTGTCAAGTTTTAACGGACGGATGCATCTCGAAAAATATAGCATGTGGCTGGTGGCATACTCTACTGCTTGCTGAATCACCAGACTGA
- the LOC140805705 gene encoding uncharacterized protein isoform X3: protein MNLRGEGVGESERKENEKLVLMWGYLPGALPQRSPLLSPVPVRLPPGAGNSWKDVCGGGCGFAMAISDPGKLITWGSTDDLGQSYVTSGKHGEMPEPFPLPTEALIAKAAAGWAHCVAVTEGAEVYTWGWKECVPSGKVFGDTATGLSTEKDVFEKHNLLVADQVSPRSQGSKSRGGTVSGGDMKGGDEPTKRRRISPAKQVAESSTSGDETLSAFPCLVTLSQGVRIATVAAGGRHTLALSVSDVGQVWGWGYGGEGQLGLGSRIRMVSSPHPVPCIDLSFSKDRSMALSRGSMGSEGQGFRVPGSYVISIACGGRHSAVITDAGAILTFGWGLYGQCGQGSTDDELSPTCISSLLGIKIEGVAAGLWHTVCISADGDVYAFGGNQFGQLGTGTDQAETLPRLLDAPSLENVHVKTVSCGARHSAILSEDGKAFCWGWNKYGQLGLGDVIDRNVPCQVLTDGCISKNIACGWWHTLLLAESPD from the exons ATGAATCTACGTGGGGAAGGAGTTGGAGAAAGTGAGAGGAAGGAGAATGAGAAATTGGTGCTGATGTGGGGGTATTTACCGGGAGCGTTGCCGCAAAGGTCGCCGCTTCTTTCTCCGGTTCCCGTACGGCTGCCCCCCGGCGCTGGGAATTCTTGGAAGGATGTTTGTGGTGGTGGCTGTGGTTTTGCCATGGCCATTTCAG ATCCCGGGAAGCTCATTACATGGGGATCTACAGATGATTTAGGCCAAAGCTACGTGACATCAGGAAAACATGGG GAAATGCCAGAGCCTTTTCCACTTCCGACAGAGGCCTTAATAGCGAAAGCTGCTGCTGGTTGGGCGCATTGTGTGGCTGTAACAG AGGGTGCAGAAGTTTACACTTGGGGGTGGAAAGAATGTGTTCCTTCTGGAAAGGTCTTTGGTGACACTGCAACAGGATTAAGCACAGAGAAGGACGTCTTTGAGAAACACAACTTATTGGTGGCTGATCAAG TGAGCCCTCGGTCTCAGGGGTCAAAATCCAGAGGTGGGACAGTGTCTGGTGGAGATATGAAAGGTGGGGATGAACCTACGAAGCGAAGAAGAATATCCCCGGCTAAACAGGTAGCTGAAAGCTCAACATCTGGTGATGAAACTCTCTCAGCCTTTCCATGCTTGGTGACACTTAGCCAAGGTGTAAGGATAGCTACTGTTGCTGCTGGTGGTCGACATACTTTAGCATTGTCAG TTTCAGATGTAGGACAGGTGTGGGGTTGGGGCTATGGGGGTGAAGGACAGCTGGGATTGGGTTCTCGGATCAGAATGGTGTCGTCTCCTCATCCTGTGCCATGCATTGATTTGTCCTTCTCCAAAGATCGCTCCATGGCCCTTTCTCGTGGAAGCATGGGTTCAGAGGGTCAAGGTTTTAGAGTTCCTGGAAGTTATGTAATATCCATTGCATGTGGAGGTCGACATAGTGCAGTAATTACAG ATGCTGGTGCAATATTAACTTTTGGTTGGGGATTGTACGGACAG TGTGGTCAAGGAAGTACAGATGACGAGCTAAGCCCAACCTGTATATCTTCCTTACTTGGCATTAAGATAGAAGGGGTAGCAGCGGGACTTTGGCATACTGTCTGCATATCTGCTGATGGTGATGTTTATGCTTTTGGGGGAAATCAATTTGGTCAGTTAGGAACTGGCACAGATCAAGCTGAG ACTTTGCCTCGACTGCTGGATGCTCCATCTTTGGAAAATGTGCACGTGAAAACTGTATCTTGTGGAGCTCGTCATTCTGCCATTCTCTCAG AGGATGGAAAAGCATTTTGCTGGGGTTGGAACAAGTATGGTCAG CTTGGATTAGGTGATGTGATCGACCGCAATGTCCCTTGTCAAGTTTTAACGGACGGATGCATCTCGAAAAATATAGCATGTGGCTGGTGGCATACTCTACTGCTTGCTGAATCACCAGACTGA
- the LOC140805705 gene encoding uncharacterized protein isoform X4: MNLRGEGVGESERKENEKLVLMWGYLPGALPQRSPLLSPVPVRLPPGAGNSWKDVCGGGCGFAMAISDPGKLITWGSTDDLGQSYVTSGKHGEMPEPFPLPTEALIAKAAAGWAHCVAVTEGAEVYTWGWKECVPSGKVFGDTATGLSTEKDVFEKHNLLVADQVSPRSQGSKSRGGTVSGGDMKGGDEPTKRRRISPAKQVAESSTSGDETLSAFPCLVTLSQGVRIATVAAGGRHTLALSDVGQVWGWGYGGEGQLGLGSRIRMVSSPHPVPCIDLSFSKDRSMALSRGSMGSEGQGFRVPGSYVISIACGGRHSAVITDAGAILTFGWGLYGQCGQGSTDDELSPTCISSLLGIKIEGVAAGLWHTVCISADGDVYAFGGNQFGQLGTGTDQAETLPRLLDAPSLENVHVKTVSCGARHSAILSEDGKAFCWGWNKYGQLGLGDVIDRNVPCQVLTDGCISKNIACGWWHTLLLAESPD, encoded by the exons ATGAATCTACGTGGGGAAGGAGTTGGAGAAAGTGAGAGGAAGGAGAATGAGAAATTGGTGCTGATGTGGGGGTATTTACCGGGAGCGTTGCCGCAAAGGTCGCCGCTTCTTTCTCCGGTTCCCGTACGGCTGCCCCCCGGCGCTGGGAATTCTTGGAAGGATGTTTGTGGTGGTGGCTGTGGTTTTGCCATGGCCATTTCAG ATCCCGGGAAGCTCATTACATGGGGATCTACAGATGATTTAGGCCAAAGCTACGTGACATCAGGAAAACATGGG GAAATGCCAGAGCCTTTTCCACTTCCGACAGAGGCCTTAATAGCGAAAGCTGCTGCTGGTTGGGCGCATTGTGTGGCTGTAACAG AGGGTGCAGAAGTTTACACTTGGGGGTGGAAAGAATGTGTTCCTTCTGGAAAGGTCTTTGGTGACACTGCAACAGGATTAAGCACAGAGAAGGACGTCTTTGAGAAACACAACTTATTGGTGGCTGATCAAG TGAGCCCTCGGTCTCAGGGGTCAAAATCCAGAGGTGGGACAGTGTCTGGTGGAGATATGAAAGGTGGGGATGAACCTACGAAGCGAAGAAGAATATCCCCGGCTAAACAGGTAGCTGAAAGCTCAACATCTGGTGATGAAACTCTCTCAGCCTTTCCATGCTTGGTGACACTTAGCCAAGGTGTAAGGATAGCTACTGTTGCTGCTGGTGGTCGACATACTTTAGCATTGTCAG ATGTAGGACAGGTGTGGGGTTGGGGCTATGGGGGTGAAGGACAGCTGGGATTGGGTTCTCGGATCAGAATGGTGTCGTCTCCTCATCCTGTGCCATGCATTGATTTGTCCTTCTCCAAAGATCGCTCCATGGCCCTTTCTCGTGGAAGCATGGGTTCAGAGGGTCAAGGTTTTAGAGTTCCTGGAAGTTATGTAATATCCATTGCATGTGGAGGTCGACATAGTGCAGTAATTACAG ATGCTGGTGCAATATTAACTTTTGGTTGGGGATTGTACGGACAG TGTGGTCAAGGAAGTACAGATGACGAGCTAAGCCCAACCTGTATATCTTCCTTACTTGGCATTAAGATAGAAGGGGTAGCAGCGGGACTTTGGCATACTGTCTGCATATCTGCTGATGGTGATGTTTATGCTTTTGGGGGAAATCAATTTGGTCAGTTAGGAACTGGCACAGATCAAGCTGAG ACTTTGCCTCGACTGCTGGATGCTCCATCTTTGGAAAATGTGCACGTGAAAACTGTATCTTGTGGAGCTCGTCATTCTGCCATTCTCTCAG AGGATGGAAAAGCATTTTGCTGGGGTTGGAACAAGTATGGTCAG CTTGGATTAGGTGATGTGATCGACCGCAATGTCCCTTGTCAAGTTTTAACGGACGGATGCATCTCGAAAAATATAGCATGTGGCTGGTGGCATACTCTACTGCTTGCTGAATCACCAGACTGA